One genomic window of Mucilaginibacter sp. SJ includes the following:
- a CDS encoding prephenate dehydratase, producing MKIEQPKVAIQGIRASFHEEAALKYFGENTETIECNSFKQTFESLKNREADYVVMAIENSIAGSILPNYTLLLDYGFPVVGEIYLPIQLHLMALPGVKFEDIKYVTSHPIALRQCVDFFDEYPHLKIVESSDTAACAKRIRDEQLTDTVAIANSLAAKLYGLDVLERRIESNKRNFTRFLILTHHDNIEKKPANKASLCFQVSNKVGALAKVLNIFAEEGVNMSKIQSMPILGKRNEYNFYVDIEWEEQKQYDASIRQILKYTHNFNILGEYERHDDEHAVSPKPRRAERSIRKYINIRRNV from the coding sequence ATGAAAATAGAACAACCAAAAGTCGCAATTCAGGGTATCCGGGCCTCTTTTCACGAAGAAGCTGCATTGAAATACTTCGGCGAAAACACCGAGACCATTGAATGCAACTCTTTCAAACAAACATTTGAGAGTTTAAAAAACCGTGAGGCCGATTATGTGGTAATGGCTATCGAAAACAGCATCGCCGGCAGCATCCTGCCAAACTATACCTTGCTGCTTGATTATGGCTTTCCCGTAGTTGGTGAAATTTACCTGCCCATTCAACTGCACCTGATGGCTTTACCCGGGGTAAAATTCGAGGATATCAAATATGTAACCTCCCACCCCATTGCCTTACGCCAGTGTGTTGATTTTTTTGACGAATATCCGCACCTTAAAATTGTGGAGAGCAGTGATACTGCAGCCTGTGCTAAACGCATCAGGGATGAACAGCTAACAGATACGGTTGCTATTGCAAACTCCTTAGCCGCCAAGCTTTACGGTCTGGATGTTTTGGAACGCCGCATCGAATCGAACAAAAGAAACTTTACCCGTTTTCTGATCCTTACCCATCATGATAATATCGAGAAGAAACCGGCTAACAAAGCTTCTTTATGCTTCCAGGTGAGTAACAAAGTTGGTGCGTTGGCTAAAGTGCTTAATATTTTTGCCGAAGAAGGTGTAAATATGAGCAAAATTCAGTCGATGCCGATTTTGGGCAAGCGCAACGAGTACAATTTTTATGTAGATATAGAATGGGAAGAGCAAAAACAATATGACGCTTCCATAAGGCAAATCCTTAAGTACACCCATAACTTCAATATCCTTGGCGAGTACGAAAGGCACGATGATGAGCATGCGGTGAGCCCAAAACCTCGCCGGGCCGAACGGAGCATCCGCAAGTATATCAATATCAGGCGTAATGTATAA
- a CDS encoding site-specific integrase, with protein MATVAAVVYEHHKKNDGTFNVKIRVYHKSQKKYIDTTHFVSRRQLDAEFNIKDKYLLRVLEETLEEYREEITRLKSKIDFLTCEGLRDYLQNLNSDIDFIKFAQEHIDRLIEEKREPYSKCFRVVRNSLIDYFKRTSASITEITSTMLHSYERFLKSERTHKRINQLGKEVTTTEKGLTESGLHNHMRDLRTLFNAARNLYNDDDLGIYKIKHYPFKKYKIGSAPLTESRDNTIEEVKTIMECVAESGSRAELAKDLYMLSFFMCGMNAVDLYNSETKWIKNGRLEYNRAKTKGRRKDRAFISIKIIDEAIPLLNKYIGKLTTRYCNYEGLDTALSDGMKKLRELTGIPDITLYWARHTFATLARNECRMSKDDVGQALNHIDNGHRTTDIYIAKDWRIVDEVQENVVDLLRSISKDVEILQIDPIVQRGAMRAIYA; from the coding sequence ATGGCAACTGTAGCTGCAGTCGTTTATGAACACCACAAAAAAAATGATGGAACTTTTAACGTAAAAATTAGGGTCTATCACAAGTCGCAAAAGAAGTATATTGATACTACTCATTTTGTCTCAAGGAGACAATTGGATGCGGAATTCAATATCAAAGACAAGTATCTTTTACGGGTGCTTGAAGAAACTCTCGAAGAATATCGCGAAGAGATCACTCGACTTAAAAGTAAGATCGATTTTCTTACCTGTGAAGGCTTACGTGACTATTTACAAAATTTGAACAGCGATATTGATTTCATAAAATTCGCACAGGAGCACATCGATCGATTGATCGAAGAAAAACGAGAGCCTTACTCCAAATGCTTTCGAGTAGTGAGGAATAGTCTGATCGATTATTTCAAACGTACTTCCGCTTCAATCACAGAAATCACGTCGACAATGCTCCATAGCTATGAGCGCTTTCTAAAAAGTGAAAGAACGCATAAACGGATCAATCAACTGGGTAAAGAAGTTACAACTACGGAGAAAGGATTGACGGAGAGTGGTCTTCACAATCACATGAGAGATCTAAGAACCTTGTTCAATGCAGCAAGGAATCTATACAATGATGATGATCTCGGCATTTACAAGATAAAGCATTATCCGTTCAAAAAATACAAAATCGGATCTGCCCCACTTACAGAAAGTAGAGATAACACAATTGAAGAGGTGAAGACCATCATGGAATGTGTGGCGGAGTCCGGTAGCCGTGCGGAGTTAGCGAAAGACCTTTACATGCTTTCATTTTTCATGTGTGGGATGAATGCGGTCGACCTATATAATTCTGAAACCAAGTGGATCAAAAATGGCAGACTTGAATATAATCGTGCAAAAACGAAAGGCAGGAGAAAAGACAGGGCTTTTATCAGTATCAAAATAATTGATGAAGCGATTCCATTATTAAATAAATATATAGGTAAGTTAACGACCAGATATTGCAATTACGAAGGCTTGGACACTGCCCTATCTGATGGCATGAAGAAGCTTAGGGAACTGACAGGTATTCCTGATATTACACTTTATTGGGCTCGGCATACATTTGCTACTCTTGCCAGAAATGAGTGCCGGATGAGTAAAGATGACGTTGGTCAGGCATTAAACCATATTGATAATGGCCATCGTACTACCGATATATATATCGCAAAAGACTGGCGTATAGTGGATGAGGTTCAGGAGAATGTAGTCGATTTGCTGCGCTCAATCAGTAAAGATGTCGAGATCCTTCAAATTGATCCAATTGTTCAACGCGGTGCTATGCGAGCTATCTATGCTTAA
- a CDS encoding RNA-binding S4 domain-containing protein — MIEFKLEGDFIPMIQLLKAVNLVQTGGEAQIVVTEGLVKYNGAVDYRKRLKVKRGDTVEFDGNKIIVI; from the coding sequence ATGATCGAATTTAAGTTAGAAGGGGACTTTATCCCAATGATCCAGCTACTCAAGGCTGTGAACTTAGTGCAAACCGGCGGCGAGGCGCAAATAGTTGTAACTGAAGGCCTCGTGAAGTATAACGGCGCGGTTGATTACCGAAAACGACTCAAAGTAAAAAGAGGTGACACGGTTGAGTTCGATGGAAATAAAATTATAGTAATATAA
- a CDS encoding sterol desaturase family protein, whose protein sequence is MLQHLDPRNQAALVLMGLLVILTLVEMALSYWEDRKYYETRDTLTNIYLTALAVVINLCVKFFTFFILDYTYLHFRLFQIHNIFLYWFTLVVVQDFLYWVLHYTGHYCRMFWAMHVTHHSSEHFNFTTGFRSTVFEPLYRVFFYLPLAVMGFTALDILYAYLITQLYGNLVHTQYKIPLPKWYGWIFVTPAHHRVHHASNIPYLDKNMGMVLIIWDRIFGTFRDEDLPEPVKYGLTKQPEDMGPVNVLFHEWKALLHDVKNAPDLKSKIGYLLNPPGWSHDGSTQTARILQREYKAMEETHKKHETAA, encoded by the coding sequence ATGCTTCAGCATTTAGATCCGCGAAATCAGGCGGCCCTTGTTTTAATGGGCTTATTGGTTATTTTAACGCTTGTTGAAATGGCTCTGAGCTATTGGGAAGATCGCAAGTACTATGAAACCCGCGATACGCTGACCAATATCTACCTTACTGCCCTGGCTGTTGTAATCAACCTTTGCGTTAAGTTTTTTACTTTTTTTATTTTAGATTATACATACCTGCATTTTAGGTTATTCCAGATTCATAATATATTTCTGTATTGGTTTACCCTTGTCGTAGTGCAGGATTTTTTATATTGGGTTTTGCATTACACCGGGCACTACTGCCGAATGTTTTGGGCGATGCATGTTACCCATCACTCGTCCGAGCATTTTAATTTTACAACAGGTTTTAGATCTACAGTTTTTGAACCCCTTTACAGGGTGTTCTTTTATTTACCATTGGCGGTAATGGGCTTTACTGCTTTAGATATCTTGTATGCTTATTTAATTACACAGCTATACGGCAACCTCGTGCATACGCAGTACAAAATTCCCTTGCCAAAATGGTACGGATGGATCTTTGTGACACCTGCCCATCACCGTGTACACCATGCATCAAACATTCCTTACCTGGATAAAAACATGGGCATGGTATTGATTATCTGGGACAGAATATTTGGTACTTTCCGCGATGAAGATTTACCAGAGCCGGTTAAATATGGCTTAACCAAACAGCCTGAAGATATGGGGCCTGTGAATGTTCTATTCCATGAATGGAAGGCTTTATTGCATGATGTAAAAAATGCTCCCGATCTTAAATCAAAGATCGGCTATCTCTTAAATCCTCCGGGATGGAGCCATGATGGCAGTACCCAGACCGCGCGCATATTGCAACGCGAATATAAAGCGATGGAAGAGACGCATAAAAAACACGAAACAGCCGCTTAG
- a CDS encoding chorismate mutase has product MKLNLNIQPLNTWIKTGKEPLVISGPCSAETEEQLVATAHLLAQTGKISALRAGIWKPRTRPGEFEGIGSIGLEWLKRAKEETGLPTAVEVATAKHVEEALKAGVDILWVGARSTANPFTVQEIADALKGVDVPVMVKNPVNPDLSLWVGALERINNAGITKLAAIHRGFSSYEKSAFRNEPMWDVAIALKTLAPELPLINDPSHISGNRDLIGYVSQKALDLDMQGLMIESHIDPSVAWTDAKQQVTPAALADIIDHLTLRKAEVRNSEVNDKLAELRNQIDKIDDLLIQKIAERMQIAEKIGQYKKDNNITILQVGRWDEILQKRTTYGKALKLSAEFTEKLLELVHNESIRRQTEVMNADAAQGQAAEKLTHA; this is encoded by the coding sequence ATGAAACTAAATTTAAACATACAGCCGCTTAACACCTGGATTAAAACAGGTAAGGAGCCCTTGGTTATTTCAGGCCCTTGCAGCGCTGAAACAGAGGAACAATTAGTAGCCACAGCTCATTTATTAGCCCAAACAGGTAAAATCTCAGCTTTGCGTGCAGGTATCTGGAAACCACGTACACGCCCGGGTGAGTTTGAAGGTATTGGCAGCATTGGTTTGGAATGGTTAAAACGCGCTAAAGAAGAAACAGGCTTGCCAACAGCTGTTGAGGTTGCTACAGCAAAACACGTTGAAGAAGCTTTAAAAGCCGGTGTTGATATCCTTTGGGTAGGTGCACGTTCAACTGCCAATCCATTCACAGTTCAGGAAATCGCCGATGCTTTAAAAGGTGTTGATGTGCCTGTAATGGTTAAAAACCCGGTAAATCCTGATCTTTCATTATGGGTCGGCGCTTTAGAGCGTATCAATAATGCAGGTATTACTAAATTAGCTGCGATCCACCGCGGTTTCTCATCTTACGAAAAATCTGCTTTCCGTAATGAACCGATGTGGGATGTTGCTATCGCCTTAAAAACCCTGGCTCCTGAATTACCTCTTATTAATGACCCGAGCCATATTTCAGGTAATCGCGATCTGATCGGTTATGTTTCACAAAAAGCTTTAGACCTTGATATGCAAGGCTTAATGATCGAATCACATATCGATCCAAGCGTAGCCTGGACAGATGCTAAACAACAGGTTACTCCTGCAGCTCTTGCCGATATCATCGACCACTTAACTTTGCGTAAAGCGGAAGTTAGAAATTCTGAAGTAAACGATAAACTGGCTGAACTACGTAACCAGATCGACAAGATCGACGACCTGTTAATCCAGAAAATTGCTGAGCGTATGCAGATTGCAGAAAAAATCGGCCAGTACAAAAAAGATAACAACATTACCATTTTACAAGTTGGCCGCTGGGATGAAATCCTTCAAAAACGTACAACTTACGGTAAAGCATTAAAATTAAGCGCCGAGTTTACTGAAAAATTGCTTGAATTAGTTCACAACGAATCTATCCGCAGGCAAACAGAAGTAATGAACGCCGACGCCGCTCAGGGCCAGGCAGCAGAAAAACTTACACACGCCTAA
- a CDS encoding HamA C-terminal domain-containing protein: MEISEEKLKALRTYTCSVMNHVYWVKQAFDVVPSKEHYASCINYVDLQEYRDEFCDELVNTIPEWIYSNKKAAEIIDQMITEEGRSPRNAESALRTATFHKFRNGETDEMLLQGQFGELVLFNLLQVFFDAIPLLRKMSLTTSEKMERYGADAIHYNYTNSKHLLYLGEAKAYISSYQFNTAFEKALNSILDSYKNHRTELKLYIYDDFLDDELIPIAQAYKNGTLRPVELQFVSVILYNETNRILGASEADKKQSIINIITDRAKKIDKTLFNDIDEALLPRFNYIFFPLWEMTELLKYFQKLIGR, translated from the coding sequence TTGGAAATCTCAGAAGAAAAACTTAAGGCACTAAGAACTTATACATGTTCAGTTATGAACCATGTATATTGGGTTAAGCAAGCCTTTGATGTAGTTCCATCAAAGGAGCATTATGCATCCTGTATTAATTATGTCGATTTACAAGAATATAGAGATGAGTTCTGCGATGAACTTGTCAATACTATTCCTGAATGGATATATAGTAACAAGAAAGCTGCCGAGATAATCGACCAAATGATCACCGAAGAAGGTCGAAGTCCTCGAAATGCCGAGTCTGCACTACGAACTGCTACCTTTCATAAATTCAGAAATGGAGAGACAGACGAAATGTTACTTCAAGGGCAGTTTGGAGAACTGGTTCTATTCAATCTACTTCAAGTATTTTTTGACGCAATACCTTTGCTACGCAAAATGTCTTTGACAACGTCAGAGAAAATGGAACGTTATGGCGCTGATGCAATTCATTATAACTATACTAATTCCAAGCACTTACTGTATTTAGGTGAGGCTAAAGCGTATATTAGTTCGTATCAGTTTAATACAGCCTTTGAAAAAGCCTTAAACAGCATTTTGGATAGCTATAAGAATCATAGAACCGAGCTCAAACTTTACATCTATGATGACTTCCTGGATGACGAACTTATACCGATAGCCCAAGCTTACAAAAATGGCACTTTGAGACCTGTTGAATTACAGTTTGTGTCTGTGATACTTTATAATGAAACCAATAGAATTCTTGGCGCATCAGAAGCCGACAAGAAGCAAAGTATTATAAATATTATTACCGACAGAGCAAAGAAAATCGACAAAACCCTATTTAACGATATCGATGAAGCTCTTCTGCCACGTTTTAATTACATTTTCTTCCCTCTTTGGGAAATGACTGAACTGCTTAAATATTTTCAAAAACTTATCGGACGCTAA
- the aroB gene encoding 3-dehydroquinate synthase — MNTILSDNYSVYFDNSLDELVDFIKKGNYSKFFILTDENTGAHCLPLLTSKLTDFNNYDLIEVSSGEESKNIDFCVGVWKMLIDFGADRKSLMINLGGGVITDMGGFAASTYKRGIDFVQVPTTLLSQVDASVGGKTGIDVDGIKNIIGTFTMPKAVFIAHEFLQSLPPRQILSGLAEMLKHGLIVDAAYWNKLKNSDLKNPSVELVHRSVQIKNEITIQDPHEKGIRKALNFGHTIGHAVETYSLLHDEDSLSHGEAVAIGMICESYLAHKKTGLPSEELHEIVKVLTDLYPRHTINEDSFDELLLNMKKDKKNVGDEINCTLLTHIGEFSIDNVCTAHELCESLRYYINL; from the coding sequence ATGAACACTATTTTAAGCGATAATTACTCGGTTTATTTCGATAATAGCCTTGATGAGTTGGTTGATTTTATCAAAAAAGGCAACTATTCAAAATTTTTTATTTTAACCGACGAAAACACGGGCGCACATTGCCTGCCGTTACTTACCAGCAAACTTACAGACTTTAATAATTACGACCTGATCGAGGTTTCATCAGGCGAGGAAAGCAAAAACATTGATTTTTGCGTAGGTGTTTGGAAAATGCTGATTGACTTTGGTGCTGACCGCAAGAGCCTTATGATCAATTTAGGTGGTGGCGTTATTACAGATATGGGGGGCTTTGCCGCTTCTACTTACAAAAGAGGGATAGATTTTGTACAGGTGCCTACTACCCTGCTTTCGCAGGTTGACGCCTCGGTTGGAGGCAAAACAGGTATCGATGTTGATGGGATTAAAAACATCATCGGTACATTCACTATGCCTAAAGCTGTGTTTATAGCACATGAATTTTTACAAAGCCTCCCGCCGCGCCAGATCCTTTCAGGTTTGGCCGAAATGCTCAAACATGGTTTAATTGTTGATGCCGCTTACTGGAACAAACTAAAAAACAGCGACCTGAAAAACCCATCGGTTGAATTGGTACATCGTTCGGTACAGATCAAAAACGAAATTACCATACAAGACCCGCACGAGAAAGGCATCCGTAAAGCGCTTAACTTTGGGCATACTATCGGCCACGCTGTCGAAACTTATTCTTTACTGCATGATGAAGATAGCCTTTCGCACGGTGAAGCCGTAGCTATCGGCATGATTTGCGAATCATACCTCGCCCACAAAAAAACAGGGTTGCCTTCAGAAGAACTTCATGAAATTGTAAAGGTATTGACCGATCTTTATCCCAGGCATACCATCAATGAAGACAGTTTCGACGAACTGCTGTTGAATATGAAAAAGGACAAAAAGAACGTTGGTGATGAGATTAATTGCACCTTATTAACACATATAGGTGAGTTTAGTATTGATAATGTGTGCACTGCCCACGAACTTTGTGAAAGTTTAAGATATTACATTAACTTGTAA
- a CDS encoding HAD family hydrolase, translating to MENIKNIIFDYGNVIFSIDFLRVQQSWNQLGISNPEAFFGHKTQDEIFDKFDRGEVTAAQFRDYVREKTNDSSLTDLQIDAAWNSILVGIAEGNHELLLKLKDKYRTFLLSNINAIHYDYIMNYLKTDFGFEGNDHLFEKTYYSHLTGKRKPEPAIFEQVLKENKLKPEETLFIDDSPQHLEAAKKLGIQTFLMTAPDTIQSFAKREQLI from the coding sequence ATGGAAAATATTAAAAATATCATCTTCGATTATGGTAACGTTATTTTCAGTATCGACTTTCTCCGTGTTCAACAATCATGGAATCAATTAGGTATAAGTAACCCCGAAGCGTTTTTTGGCCACAAAACCCAGGATGAAATTTTTGATAAATTTGATCGTGGCGAAGTTACCGCAGCACAATTCAGGGATTACGTAAGAGAAAAAACCAACGACTCTTCCCTTACCGATCTTCAGATTGATGCTGCATGGAACAGTATATTGGTCGGAATTGCCGAAGGGAATCACGAATTACTGTTAAAGCTAAAAGACAAATACCGTACTTTTTTGCTTAGCAATATTAACGCTATCCATTATGATTATATCATGAACTATCTTAAAACCGATTTCGGTTTTGAGGGGAACGATCACCTGTTCGAAAAAACATATTACTCGCACCTTACGGGCAAACGCAAGCCAGAGCCTGCAATTTTTGAGCAGGTACTTAAGGAAAATAAGTTAAAGCCCGAAGAAACCTTATTTATTGACGATAGCCCGCAGCACCTGGAGGCCGCAAAAAAGTTGGGCATCCAGACCTTTCTTATGACGGCTCCGGATACTATACAGTCCTTTGCAAAAAGAGAGCAACTAATTTAA
- a CDS encoding proline dehydrogenase family protein, with amino-acid sequence MTSNETNNNQGRTTPSFENTEIAFRHSSNADLNRAYWLFRMINVNFLVRIGPPITNFAMKIGLPIKSIIKATIFKHFCGGETIAECDNTIKNLYSGRVGTILDYSVEGEEEETVFDNTRDEIIRTIDRAAKDKAIPLTVFKITGVGRFGLLEKLDARLKLNDTEEEEWRRVQARVLAICDKAYKNNVPVMIDAEESWIQDTIDLLALTMMTQFNKQKPIVYNTYQMYRHDKLASMLNDHAIAQSEGFILGAKIVRGAYMEKERKRAEERGYPSPIQPDKKSADLDYDSALDYCTSHINEIAFIAGTHNEESCRLLAELLDNKSIDHKHPHVYFSQLLGMSDNLSFNLAHADYNVAKYVPYGPVKAVLPYLFRRAQENTAIAGQMSRELSLITKERKRRSA; translated from the coding sequence ATGACCTCTAACGAAACTAACAATAATCAAGGACGAACTACGCCCTCGTTCGAAAATACAGAAATAGCTTTTCGCCATTCATCCAATGCCGATCTTAACCGGGCGTACTGGCTGTTCAGGATGATTAATGTCAACTTTTTAGTGAGGATTGGCCCGCCGATTACCAATTTTGCCATGAAGATTGGTTTGCCGATAAAGAGTATTATCAAAGCTACCATATTTAAACATTTTTGCGGCGGTGAAACTATTGCCGAATGTGATAATACCATCAAAAATCTTTATAGCGGTAGGGTAGGTACTATCCTGGATTATTCGGTAGAGGGAGAGGAAGAAGAAACCGTATTTGATAATACCCGCGATGAGATTATCCGTACTATTGACCGCGCTGCCAAAGACAAAGCTATTCCGCTTACTGTATTTAAAATAACAGGCGTAGGCCGTTTTGGCCTGCTTGAGAAGCTTGATGCGCGCCTTAAACTAAACGATACTGAAGAAGAGGAGTGGAGAAGGGTACAAGCCCGGGTGTTGGCGATATGTGATAAGGCATATAAAAACAATGTACCGGTAATGATAGATGCAGAGGAAAGCTGGATCCAGGATACCATCGATCTTTTGGCACTTACAATGATGACTCAGTTTAACAAGCAAAAACCGATAGTATATAATACCTATCAAATGTACAGGCATGATAAACTGGCCTCGATGTTAAACGATCATGCTATTGCTCAAAGCGAAGGCTTTATCTTGGGAGCGAAAATAGTACGCGGTGCGTATATGGAGAAAGAGCGCAAACGTGCCGAAGAAAGAGGTTATCCTTCTCCGATTCAGCCCGATAAAAAATCTGCTGATCTTGATTATGATTCAGCACTTGATTATTGTACCAGTCATATCAATGAAATAGCTTTTATAGCAGGCACACATAATGAAGAAAGCTGCCGTTTGCTGGCCGAATTGCTGGATAATAAAAGTATCGATCATAAACATCCGCATGTTTATTTTTCGCAATTGCTTGGCATGAGCGATAACTTAAGCTTTAACCTCGCCCATGCCGATTATAATGTAGCTAAATACGTGCCTTATGGACCGGTAAAGGCTGTATTACCATATTTATTTCGCCGTGCACAGGAAAATACGGCAATAGCCGGGCAAATGAGCCGCGAGTTAAGCTTAATTACAAAAGAAAGAAAGCGCCGAAGCGCTTAA